The sequence TTATTTACCCGCTTCTTGTACTCCGAAAGTCCTAAGGGACGTTTGTAGTTGTTTCTTACTCTTTGCATTTTAACTGATTACCTAACGAAGAGGAAGTTTCCTCCtgttcttcaattttattctgtggaaaaaattttatttcctacTCTTGCTCTCAGAGACTTTTACTTTTATCCCGAGGACCGTCAGTTTCTGTTTCTCTTGCTCTGAGGGACTTTTTTAATTCGTCGTTCACTCCATCCTCATCTGCTTctgggagaaagagagagagctaCAAGTACTTAAGGCTCGTTTGGGAGACAGAGTACTGTTTCACGCGAGCTTCTATCCGAAGTGAACACAGTATACCAGCTTTGAAAATGTTCGTCTAGCATGAATTTCAATATATTAGACTGCTTGTTCAGCTTCCCTCTTGTTCCTTGTCAGGGGACCGAGTATCTTCATTCTTATTCAGGTGTAATTATTGCTCTGGCTTAATAATGATAAGGAATAATTCCATATGAAAAGTCCATGATCATAATTAGTCAGAGCCTTCGTCCTTTGATCATTTAATTCGTCTATTCACCTTCCCTAATTTATATCCTACCtgtgattattttaataatcatttaattgAAACGTGATAAAGCGAAAGctaattacaaattattcaaACATTTGTTAGGCTGACTGCCTATTATTTGTTCGCACGTTGATTCGGCTTAAGTACTTGCTTGCTTGATTAATTGTCTTCTCACATACCATACGTTCACCATTTACATGACGACCTGCTTGTTCACCATGAGATTGAATCTGAACTTGTATCCACCGTTAATGAAACGATTAACGTGATTAACTCTCATCCAGTTTTCATAAGAAACTTTTCTATGAACTATAAAATGAGTTGGGTTGAGTTGGAATATAGATTCAGCGCCTCCAGTACTTATCTTGTATTTTCTCTTCTTGAAGCCTGCATCTTTGTTCAGAGAATTCTATTCGTCATGAAAAATAGGCTTCTTGAATCAACAAAAACAGTAACCCTTGCAGTCTCATTCATTCTGTTGCAGTCAACTCTCTTCTCtgttataattaattgattattgtGACTTATCTGATTTGTAATCATCATTGCTCACTTGTTTAGTACCTAGTGTATACTTGGaagtattatacagggtgtttgtAAAGTCTCCATTTGTTTCAGTTACTTGTTGAGAATTTGTATGCGTGATTGATTATGAAAACAAAGGCCTTTTTATGCGTATGTCTCGTTCCATTCTGAACCAATGGAAATTTGAAGTAAATCATGTTCAAGATTCAAGATGTTATTGCTGTATATGGTTGTTCGTTAAGCTCAGCACAAACTAATGACATCGGTGATTGTTCGAAACAATTTGAGGATCAAGAAAattgttatatatatttaagttaTGAAATTACATTTTAGGCTGAGTTAATGAAATGATTTCAAAGGGTGATCCTCAAATTATTTTGAGCAACTTATGATATAAAGAATCAACAGCTAAGAAGCTACAATGTATACATAGCTATATAAAAATGGgtcattttattattgttaagcgtgttaaatttaattttaaattaacaaatatattCATTATTGTTTTTAAGCAATTCACACGGAGtggtttaaataattattttattcttctatGGAACTCTTGATTGTGACTGTGTACGAACACCCTGTGTACCATTTTCAGATCTTTCATTTTCATGTCTGGAAGAAATTCTTTTATAGCTCGGTTTCCCTACAGCTTGTTGGGGTTTCCACACTTGCTTAACAGTGCAAGACAATTGCATGACACTGAAAATCATGGGAACAGGGCTAGCAGTAAAAGGGTCGACTTGTGGACTCTATAGTCTGCCTATAGAGAAGCTTTCATGAgaagccttttttttttttgttagagAAAGGAGCCTCGTGAACAAAAATGGTGAAAGGACGTACTTAATTGCGAGATTGAATCTCGTCGCTGTCCTCGTCTCCCTTCCAGTTTCTCATTCAGAAGCACAGTGAAACCTTGATCCATCATTTTTCATACTGAATTACCAAACAGTTTCAAATTACAATAAgtgtttcaaaataaataaagtaagtactttaagtttcttttcttttctttcctttttttttaactttacatttctaaaatttcatacAGTTAAAGATCAGGAGATTAAACGATTCTTAAATATTTACAGAGGATCAAAGAAGGCAAAGCGATAAGGTGATCAAGGTTTCACTTTGTAGTTGAACCAAAAGTCACTATAAAGGACATCGTCATCTTAGTTTCTTTCCACACTCCAAAGATGGATAGCGAACGAGGAACACAGCACTTATATTTTACTTGTCATTGGTGATACAAAGTGTCGCCTACTTAATACACCAGGTGTGTACGTTGCACTCTAACTTCCGTTCTTGATTAAcaggttttataaaaaaaaaaagaatcctcTCAGTACTCCTCTGCTTGCATATGATAAACGAGGCTTTGAGGGATTCCTTTTTGCATTACCTTTTAATCACAGGAAAGATAGCGTGCACCCAATAAGTGTACACCTTGATTTAAAACCGATCTCCACTGCCAGGATTGTGCGCGATTGGAAAACAAAATTGAGGACAACTAAAAGGCTAAAGATCATTAGAAGTTAGGTCTTTTCTGATGGCTAAGAATTTTTCAAGTCCAGTTGCACTTGTTGATGAAATACGCGTTAGCATCAGATGATTTTGTTAATTCTTTGTTGATCAGTTTGCAACTGGACTGTTGGTCGTTCCTGAAAATCTCATTAAAATTTTGCTTAACTGATAGTAATTTTCTATTGTGCCTCTGATCAGGCCTTGAAAAACTTGAGCCCAGAAATTTGAATGCATTGTAATCTGTGGATATAGGTGCATTGACAAAAGTACTATAATTTCAGTGGGTCGTTATTGCTGTACATAAATCAGCCACTTTttgcttgttttatttttcacgtGCTCACCTCttgtttcatttgaaaatcCGTTAAATATACAATATGGGACATTCGAAGGGTTCAGTTTCCAAGTGTTCCAATCAATGAATTCAACAAAAGCCATCTTGTTCCTATCGCTGATCCATTCTGTATAGGATTCCTCGCGGTGAGATGGAAAAGTTAATCAGTACGCTTCGCGATAACGATATTTGTTGTGGAAAAGGTATGCCGAGAGACTTAATAGAGAGACTTTGGCACGTGTACATAAAACTATTTAACAAAGTCTCGTTGCAGAAAGAAACTATATTTCTAATACGCGCAGTAGGACTGAATAATTGCTTGCTATAATTTTCTTGTcagtataaagaaaaagaaaatacatatataaatctTGTGAAAAACGCTATGTATTCGCAAGTTACCATCCGGTGCAGATATGCGTTGAATATACAATAGacaaagataaaatattaaacgttttttaatattaacgcattaataaattaatctgtTACATTGAAACGATGATGATAATTGATTATAACAATTACACGTAGGGAATataacatttatatatttatatatatttatatataccatacatacatatatatatatatatatatatacacatataaatatatattattaatttttaattaattattattagcgactattattattgttattattataaaataaagtttaaGACACGTTATTCGAATGTTATTTGATTAAAGCCGATCAGTAGAGGGCATACAAACATTTCCAAGTATCTTCACTACAATTGCTTTCTAAGTACagatttcaaaattgaaaaatggtagCACAAAAATATAGTCAGACAGTGCAgaagattaatttctttttaccaAATGGAGAGAATTATTTGAATCACTCAGAGTGGAGAAGGTCTGCAGAAATAAAACAGAACTCTGATTCTTAATGGCAATTGTAGCTCGTCTGTAAATTTGTCTCTGGATCGTTTTCTATTTGCCTTAAATGTATCATTGTAACTACTACTCCAAGCGttgttaaatgatatttttttactcACTCTTATATTCTGATAATGTTACAAAGGTATGGAATGTTAAGGAGAGTATGGAAAATTAGTCTTTTAGAGTCAGAGAGTAcagcaaaaagaattttattttttgtttgctTCTcactttaaattaaatttcacactATACGCTTGCACCTGTAAGGCTCTGAACAAAAGTCACCTTGGCTCTTCAAACTTCATTTTCACTCTGGTTCTTAGCTACTACGTTCCCGTACTAAATTCGTTCTAAGACATTGCatgtcattaattattaatattaaaggaacattcgAGTacctaataataattcaaaattaagaTCAAAGTGAAAATGCTACTTAAAATGATATATGCACATATTGATAGAAGTATTTCTGTGGTGCTTGGCTTATATTAGATAACATATTCTCTTGCACACAAACTCACAATGTTCTTTCAAAGACAAAATGAATACTCAGGTTTACCTTCACACAatattttcattcctttttaTGAATGAAGATTATATCAACTGTTCTTAGAGaataaattaatcattaatCAATGTCAATGGTACTAAATATTGTTCTAATTTCAACATGCTAAGTGATAAAAACAAGCAAGCTCTTCAAGAGCACACTATTTGCGGCTGAACCACCAGCACGTAGCTCTCACTTAATATTTCACTGCATTTGTTGAACCATTCGGTTAATTAGGATTACCTGCGTGTTTTGTAACTCGCCGCTCTCGCTCGTAAATCGATTTATATCATAAGATCTACATACATGATATTCAGAAAGCACTTTGCAATATATTGCATTGATTCAGTGGAATTCTGCATGGCTGACCATTCGCAGAATGTATCACTGAATCGCGTTGCGCCAATCGTTGTCTTGTACTACTGACCGGTGGCGCATCAGTTACGGAGTATTCTACTAGCATGCGTCTGACCAAACACGCGATATTCTACTTCCGCACGTCTGACTAGACGCGCGGTATTCTACTGACCCGAGGCCGAGTCTTTTCAAGTACATTCTACTTAAGTTGATGTTCTCATACATTCTTGAAGGCTTGTACAGAATATTCTATCGACTTATATAACGCTTAATCAGTGTTTTACTCTTTTTATTATGACACAATTTATAGAATACTCTCTAATAAAATCAGTGTTATTACATATCACTGTTAACACTTTGAATTTGAACATTATAAAGAAACAATGCTAGGCGTAAATCGAGGACCTTACTTTATCAGATGTTAAAAGGATGTTCAAGTAGCGGTTCTCATTGTAATATTTAACGAGggtgaaatttcgaaaatgttaTTATCTTGCGTTGCATGTTACAAAGCTATTCTCGGTTTCTGCTTATATGAATCTCtgttaatttgttttttttttttactttcattttctccaCACAATTCATAACAATCGAATTTCGCTGACTTACATGCATCTAATCTCACATGAATATAATCTTATAATACATATTATGGAGGGTTTCTAGTTTTAATGTACAGTTTCTTCTTTTGGTGATTATGGATATTCAGGCACTTTTTAGCTTTATGAAATATTGCTTTTACACAAAGTGATCTATGTCAATGAAATTGTTTATAATTAGAGCAGTACAGTTAAGAAATAGATTGACAAAGGAGACCAAGTATCATTAGTTAAAAGGTGCCGAAAAGGTATAGTAACGGTGTTGTTAAAAATTTCGgacaaatatttaaagaaaacgaatttaattaaactgatTATCGAGAAGTGGTGTACTGCTAAGCGCGTACTGCTCGTTGCGTTCAGTTATAACCATGATATTATCCTTTGCTCTTGAAGGTAATAGGTGGCGAGTTGCAGGAACGTTTGATACCAGTACCCTACAGCAAGAGTTCGACAGACCAAGCTGTAAGCGCTCCTCTCTGCTCTATCTTTCTCACTTTCGCTAATTCTAATCTTTTACtatgtctgtctgtctgtctgtctgtccgtCTGTCTGTCTGCCTATCTGCCTATTCTTAATTTATCTGTTTGTTACTCAATGTATACTAAATAGACGTCACTTATACAAACACATGCAAGCACAACAGACACACATACGTACAGAGTTTTTGTCTGTCTATTGATTTATCTTTTTACCTTTACTCTAATCTATTCTGTTTTACATTTCACTGTTAAAGCTTTTTTACTTGCTCTTTGTGTGATAACGTTCGCAATCAGTCCTCTTTGCTGCAAAAATGCTTCCTTCTTCTGTCTTTACactgtttctcttctttttctatgatatttgtttatctctagttttttcatttttttttataacaatgttCGTTTATAATTAGAAGTACAAATTTGTTGGTAAAACATAAAGTGTACATGAAAAGACTAGAGACTTGGTTTTTAACTTCTTGCTCTACTATTCAGTTACAGTTCTATGTAATTCTCTGTCCCCTTTTTTTTCTTGCTAGTCTGCAATGTACAAAATGTACAAATTTATCTTTTCTTCCTGTTACTCATACACATTACAAACACGGACCACATTTACACTTGAGCCTAGAGCTTTTGCTCGTTCGCTTCTCTGTCCCCCCAGTTACATCTcgttctttattttatattcttcacGAATCTCGACAACCGATGATGTTTCATGCGAGTCGATTCTTTGTCCTCACTGttgaattaaattcaattagaaattgATTACATATAAATTCCTTCGCGTAACGTTTACTTGGACAGTACACGATACACCGCAATTTATTAATTAGCATACTTATGACGTAGCACTACGTTCTCACTGAGTTGACCTCAAGTCAGTAGTTTACAATTAGTAGCATACACAAGGTAGATCGAGCACTTCACTGATCACCTAGTACTACGTGCATGATGACATACATACCTACACAAGTGTTATACAATAACAAATAGATTTGAGGTTTAAAACGGCTCGCTAGAAGAACATTGATGTCGAGAATGTACAACTGCTTATCGATTGATCCAAATGAGGCCACTATCtctctgaaagaaaaaaaaaaaaaggaatcattTACAAGTCTTTCTTGTTTCAAtggaaaaaattcttttaaaattattgttacTGCCTTAAAATTCTATCTTAATAAAGAGAAATTGAATTGAGACTTCTTTTCTGGATAAGCTAGTTATTTTTCATCGAAATAAGATTCTTGATCGCAAGGCTGAATGAAAAGGGCACGAGGTGTAGTTTCAGAGGCAATATTTTCGTTTTCACAAGTTATTGAAATTTGCTGTATCAGTAGCATTTGCTGCTCGATTTTCAAAGGCAACATTTTCTACTTAATTAGACTTGCTGATCCTTCGGCCAATTCTGCTTACGTGTAAGCAAGTAGTAATACTTTTTTATTGCATTTACAGTACGACGTGGTTCGTTTTCCtatgttaaatattttcatctacGGTTCAAACACTCAAGGTGAAAGTAGTACAAAGTACAAATTTAGTTGATCAACCATGTAACTAATTAGAATTTGGAAATGAACAATCTTCTGGTTTTCTTGCACGATCCACGTCGTGTTTGTAGGCACGTTACTATTGTTCCATGCATCATGATCTTACCACGTTTAATACTTACAAATTTTTTTCTAAGCAGACGTTTCTAATCATTTACATGTACCATCGTTCAATTACAAAGAAAGTTTCTAAACGAACTGATGATCTTGAGAGATAGCAGACTTCACGAGCTATTTCCATAGCGTTGATCGAACGTTTTCCATCAACAAACTATCGTTGACTAATGGTTTCCTCTATTGTTTGTGTGTACTTGTATGTGTGTATGAAACATGATACCAGAAACGTTCGATCGACCCAATTTTCACCCTATAATTTGATTAGCAGTTTCTCTTAAAAGCCTGGAGTCTTATCTGATAAAATAAACTTCTCGTGGAAGATGCTTCGATACAAGAACGCTCGCTAGAGCAATCTATTACATTGTAACAGTTTGAAAGTCAAAACAAATTCATGGATATTGATCAATTGAACTGAATTGACAATAATAAAGAGGCAAAGAAACGTTAACTTTTCTTTTGATGATCTTCAAATAGCGTATCAAGGTCTGTCGCATTCTCATATAGAGTCACTCATCAAAAgatccttcttttcttctcttcataCTGTCGACTTTCTCTCCACcccctctcactctctctctctattctcTTACAATGTCTATATTTCTGAATGATTCTTGCGACACGATCGATACGACTTTTGTCTGAATCATCGGGATTAAACTCTGTATCAAGAACAATCCCTATCCGACAGAAGGTTCTTCGAGCAAGCGAATTATTCTCTACTCGCGTTGGACAGAAAGTTTTCAATTGTATATAGAAAGCAGAGGGGAGACGTATCGCTCGTGAAACGGGGAATCATGAGGAGGTCATGTGTCGACCTGTGAGCTGCTTAAAgagaaacaaaatgaaaagaGTCCATTTTTTTTGTGGAACAACCGTCGTTATCTCTCTGCCCGGGAGTGCACAGAGTTGTGTTGGTCAGCAGAGCGCGGTGGTATTGCGTGCATGTTTAAAATGTACCGGAGAGACGCATTTAGTGAAACGCTAAACCGGATATTCGGCCAGGTTAAACAGTGTCTGACCGTCAGCCTAATGGTTTAGGGGACCTCTCTCCACGGCGTATCGTGTAAGTATTCCCTCAATGTTTTCTGTCAAACAAACGAAtgagcaaattaaaaaaaagcgACACATTTTCCTGCCACTTCCATGAAAATgcaagaaaggaaggaagaaaaaaaaagagagagagatatcAGTGTATCTAATTAACATACATACCTACATGTATTTATTAAGAAAACTCgggtgttttcttttttttttctttttttttttggggatGGGGGTTGTTTCTTTCCACGCAGGGGAGGTACCATCATGAATGATTGAATAGCATTGTTCAAAAACGTGACTACGCCAATGCATGTGAGTTCGCAGCCTGCAATTTGTCACGCTGGATTACAGCTCACCATACGATGCCAGGTGTATATGCgtggaattatttttcttttcttttgctgTTGTTGTTTTAGACACGATGATCGTACCAGCTTTTTGTCGATCATTCGTATCTGTAACAAGCGTGTGTTGgcttaagaatatttttaagagagagagaaaaaaaaataaaaagaaaataaggagTATCGAGGAATCGTGAGGAGCTTTTCAGCAAAGCCTCGCATATCCGCTTACTGCATCGAAACCGATGATCGTGTGTCTGAAGCATTCGACGATTTCGTTTCTTCTGGGCCGTTATCCAAGCAACAAGACCAGGCGGAGGAACGAAATCGCGTGGAAGATTCGGCCATCGACGGGTGCATGTGGTGTTGCGTGACATTGCAAGTATAGTTTGAGGCGGTGATGTCGGTgagttataaatttcaattatttctataaaGAAAATCAACAGACAATGGTTTAagagataaatattttatatatatatatatatataaatataaaaaaaaataagagataCTTGTGTTAACTTGTAAAAAGTACTTTAAGTATGGTGCCATCGATGTCGCTTCCTTAAATTCTGTGTCTTAACTATTTTGCCTTGCTACGCAGGGTATCGAAGCCCCGCCTAGTTCTTCTAGTAATTCGTGTGGCCGCTGCTTTCTGTCTCTTTATACATACACATAATTATACCTCTATATTTACATAAACGTCCCTTTTTAATCTGTTTAGAGATTGATCATCTTAATcctgaaaagaaaagacaaaattattatcaaatatttcttatgtTCCAAAGTTACACTTGTATCATCTGTATTGAACGAAGATGATACAAGTGttgtttatgaaataaaataataaatagagaGGATCAATCTCAGTCCCCTAAATGGATTTTGATCTAACGGTGTATCTGCCAATCTTGTGGTAAAGGAGGAGACGGTTGAGCATGTACTGATAGAAAGGTTTCCGTTTCCAGATCCGCGTAGTGAACGCATTTCGGCAGGGCCTAGACGCGCGCTACACGAGCGAGCACAGCAGCACTCCCTTGGCGGAGGTACTGAGAAAGCAGTCGTCCTTAAGCAAGCGGCTCTCGCAGACGAGCAGCATCGAATACGCCGACAACAACCCAGACGAGCTGACCATACCTGAGATAGACGTGGAAAGGCTCTCGAGTCACAGTCACACCGAGACTGCCGTTTAGAAAGAGAATGTCCAGCAGCCACAACGGTCATAGATAATGTGTTGTTACGTTGACAAATCTTTTCGACGATGTGTAATAATCCTCATCCTTATTTTCTCGTGGCCAGCGCGTTCAAaaagagatatatatatatatatataaaaaaaaaaaaaactgcgaCTAGAAGCGTGCTTTGTGATCCTCgacgagaagaaaagagaggatCGATTTTCCTGACCGAgtcaaaagaaagaaatattaagagaaATCGTGACGCGGGGTTGGGTCGTCGTCATTACCATAGCCACGTTCAGTCGAGAGACGGTGAAtctagaaaagaaaataagaaacgatgacgatgacgatgacctACTATCCACGAGAACATCGTCGCGGACCTCAGTTGATCCGTGCGAAACACCAATTATAAAATACCAAAGTAACGCACCACTGCCTTCCTTCTGTTTAGTTGTTACttacgtttcttcttttctctccttGCCCCCCCCCTATCCTCCCTCTCTATTTCTCTATTTCCCATTGCAACACCATAGTCTCCttccttgtttctttttctttttttatccatCATTTCATGAAAACGCTGTTGTTTCAAGTTGCACCGCATGGAATTGTAGTAAGGGGCAGAGAGAAATACCTGTGAGAAGACGTTACTTTGATTAGCGTGATAAGAAACTTATTCTCATTTCTTGTTACTCTTTTATTTTACTTACTTAACTTCTCGCCTATTCTCTCTGCTTCTTTCGTTTGATTGTTTACCCAATATGTTTTTTACTGCCATCTGTCCTTCTGTCATCCATCACATTTCTATTCTACTCCTCTCTCGTTACCTCGCACAATCTTCGCAATACTCTTCTTCTCTTGCTTTCTCTGTCCTTTCTAATTGTTAACTTCTCTATCTTCTCTCGCCCccctgtctctctctctctctctcttcctcgctCTTTCTCGCGTGACTTAAAAATGATCTAGTCACTAGTTTGTATCGCTAAATACTTCCGTGAATATACTCATCATTGGGGGTGCCTTACCGAAAACAAAGTTGAAAAGAATGCGCATTGTTTTTTAGCCTTACTTCGCgtgttaaaatgaaaaacaaacgaCAGAATATTCGCACCGATTCTTCTTTACTATGTCGCGTAATTAAGGGGAAAGAGTAATTCAacgaaagtaaaaaagaaaaatgaaaaataataagcgAAGCATATAGAAGGGAAAATGGTTGCCACGACATTGCCATTATTACGCTTAAATTGATACAAAGATCCTGATAGTAAAGACGTAATCACGCCACGGTACGAAAACCCGCATGTACTTTTAGTAATAAATATATAGCTACGATCTACCAACAAAAAAGGAACAATTTTTTCGACGAGTcacctattttattttatttttttttcttatttttttattaaattcagtTATCCGTACACACTGTGCAAAGGAATGAGAAAACGTGTCTGGCCATACTaatctttcattattttcttccatTATTCGTGTGGCTATACTGTAATTATTCTCAGGACCTGTCGATTTCAATCGAGAACGAAGCGCGCCTGTTTGAACGATTTTCTCTGTTATCCAATGCTGTTCGATTGCGGTGACGCGTTCGCGGTCTTGACACGTTGAGCCCGGGATGATATGTCTAAAAGTTGTAGATCTACGCTGTCGGCAGTTACAGTTTGTTTTACAGTACCGTAGATCTACCAGCTTCGGTCGCAACGTGTTAAGAGATATGTATAGTACGTCGTTCGAGAACGGGCCTTTAAAGGGCAGTTACGTCTACGGACCCCGAATCGCATTGCAAATGCCGGTATAAATAAGTTGTACGTTTTTAAGAACCGCTGCCAAATAAAATCCAAAAAAGACAACGTGACGCGTGTTTACCAACGTCTCCATGAAGTCAGTAGCCAGTTTTTTATTCGACAGAAGTAGCATTATGATTCGTTTGTACGTGTCGCGACAAAGGAAATCGATCCATTCGAAAGATAAATGATTTCCTTTGTACGCGCGCGCCTTTGGTGTCACGGAAATTCGTAATTCGTCGTTGCGTTACGCGGACACAGATTTTTTCGTAGGGTCCGTTTAAACATATAGGACTTAGTTTGAACAGGCTTTTAAGAGGCCTATTTACTGCACCGTATTCTAGTCTTAAGCACTCTATATGCCTTACACTGCCAATTATAAAGACGCGCTGTTCTTACGGATACCTGTACGGTACACATACAACGATGCcatcgtcgtcgacgtcgtcgtcgtcctcgcAGTCATCGTGATATATACTATCGTCTTCATTGGTCGTTTTAAATCATCGTTCCTCCTCTCTAGATATCATCCTTTtaaattttcctttcttctctatttcctgtttcaatgaaattatcattacatttttattattcatttatcatCGTTCTTCTTACCCTTTCTCTGTTGATCTCACTGCCATTTTATTTACTTAGATTTTTGTTTTCAAAAAGATCCCATGCActtctctatttctctttcatccatcttcatttttcttataatcCGAGCGGTGATCTCTCTATTCTGTTAAAGCTTAGTCTCatgagaatttaattaaaaaaaaaaaaaaacaaaaaaaagaccGCTACTAATTTCACGTAGGCTTTGATAGACACGGTCGCGTCCCGCGAAGGTGCGAATTGTCGCAAACGACGGTTCCAATTGATGCATCTACGATATATTAACAAAGAAAATGTCagaggcaaaaaaaaaaaaacgaggagGAAAGTAGATGATAaacgtttaaaaagaaaaaaaaaattgaagtatcGAGAGAAAATAATTAGTGTCGCGGCTAAAATAAAAGTTATGGTCGTACATCGCGTACGCTCATTCATTTAATAGGTATATACAGTATATAAGTAACTTTTACAAGTGAgaacaaaaaaaagagaaatgtttTAAAAGGAGGAtaagcaaattaaaaaaaaaaaaaaaaatacataaacacAAGAACACACATTAACGATATCTTGCTGTTACGATATCTGCATGCTCGGTACCACACTGTTATCGTTATTGCCGTTATCTCACCCCATCATCATCCTCGTTGTACCTTTTTACGTTGATTTTTTGCCCGCCGTCAAGATCGCACCGATCATCCGAGTGAACTCTATAAAAAATCGACTCGTCACACGTCCCGTcccttaaaaagaaaaaactgcaTTAAGTATGTTTTTACGCTCCGGTTGTTCTTACTCTGTACTCTATTATATTTAACGCATTTCGCGAATATTTAAGATTGTGTAGATTAATAATATGcggaaaacaaaaaaaaaaaaaatgaatagttTCGATAGTCTGAGTGGacagtaacaaaaaaaaaaaaaattaataataataaaaaacaggGGAGTCGTGTTCTCCTTTGATCGGGTTATTAGGTGAGTCATGTGTTGCGAGAAGAATGGGTGAGAAGGGAAAATGTCTCCCCACGGTAATTTGATTCCACTGGAAGA comes from Osmia lignaria lignaria isolate PbOS001 chromosome 8, iyOsmLign1, whole genome shotgun sequence and encodes:
- the LOC117606532 gene encoding uncharacterized protein LOC117606532, with the protein product MAPYLKYFLQVNTKIIEIYNSPTSPPQTILAMSRNTTCTRRWPNLPRDFVPPPGLVAWITAQKKRNRRMLQTHDHRFRCNTNDRQKAGTIIVSKTTTAKEKKNNSTHIHLASYGEL